Proteins encoded together in one Peribacillus asahii window:
- the mreD gene encoding rod shape-determining protein MreD, giving the protein MKHFILSLIALIFFVFDSIFAQLFASELFGKGNILVPHFMMVFIFFLTIFGSRRYGMIYGAALGLAYDVVYTEILGIFMFLIPFLAYLMAKCMKVLQSNWLIVIVISTVFIAISEMIVYEMNVIMSFAALTFAEFAERRLWPTALLNLVFIIASYYPIQKLIRKIVTKSEMES; this is encoded by the coding sequence GTGAAGCATTTCATCCTTTCTCTGATTGCCTTGATTTTCTTTGTCTTCGATAGCATTTTTGCACAATTATTTGCCAGTGAGTTGTTCGGAAAAGGAAACATCTTGGTTCCACATTTTATGATGGTATTTATCTTTTTTCTAACCATTTTTGGTTCAAGAAGATATGGTATGATTTACGGAGCAGCTCTTGGACTTGCTTATGATGTTGTGTATACAGAAATTCTCGGGATTTTTATGTTTTTAATTCCTTTTTTAGCATACTTGATGGCTAAGTGTATGAAAGTCTTGCAATCTAATTGGTTGATTGTCATTGTCATATCGACTGTATTTATTGCGATTTCAGAAATGATTGTTTATGAAATGAACGTAATTATGTCGTTTGCTGCATTAACCTTTGCGGAATTTGCAGAGCGGAGATTGTGGCCAACTGCATTGTTGAATTTAGTGTTTATTATCGCAAGTTATTATCCAATCCAAAAACTTATTCGAAAAATTGTGACAAAAAGTGAAATGGAGTCTTGA
- the mreC gene encoding rod shape-determining protein MreC encodes MPQFFNKKLLLLLISIIVLVALIGFSLREREELSWPEQFLKDTTGWFVNVFNKPVSAVTGFFGDLSDLQNTYEENQKLKERLDEYVLLKTQVQDLKEENQELRKILKKEDDLKQYSSIHAAVIGRNPDRWHEILTINQGKINGVEKDMAVITATGLIGKVKNVGQFSASVQLLTSMDTANRVSAYVQGDKKAFGLIEGFDEKTNLLLMNKIPYNKKIKKGSYVVTSGYGGVFPKGLLIGKVVDVKVNQYGLNQTAYLEPSTDFYDISDVIVVKRNVANQMEEIQLEEEEE; translated from the coding sequence GTTCTCATTAAGAGAGAGAGAAGAATTAAGTTGGCCCGAGCAGTTTTTAAAAGATACAACGGGTTGGTTTGTGAATGTATTTAATAAGCCTGTATCGGCTGTGACAGGTTTTTTTGGGGACTTAAGTGATCTTCAAAATACATATGAAGAAAATCAAAAATTAAAAGAGCGCCTCGATGAGTATGTTTTATTAAAAACACAAGTTCAGGATTTAAAAGAAGAGAATCAAGAACTGCGCAAAATTTTGAAAAAAGAAGATGATTTAAAGCAATACTCATCGATTCATGCCGCAGTCATTGGGCGTAATCCAGATCGTTGGCACGAAATCCTGACGATTAACCAAGGGAAAATAAATGGTGTCGAAAAGGATATGGCTGTTATAACGGCAACAGGTTTAATTGGAAAGGTTAAAAATGTTGGGCAATTCTCAGCTTCCGTTCAATTATTAACATCTATGGATACAGCCAATCGAGTTTCCGCTTATGTTCAAGGCGATAAAAAAGCATTTGGGTTGATTGAGGGCTTCGATGAGAAAACAAATCTGTTATTAATGAATAAGATTCCTTACAATAAAAAAATCAAAAAAGGTTCTTACGTTGTAACATCTGGTTATGGCGGCGTATTTCCTAAAGGATTGTTAATCGGAAAAGTAGTGGATGTAAAGGTGAATCAATATGGGTTGAATCAAACTGCTTATCTTGAACCATCGACCGATTTTTATGATATTAGTGATGTAATCGTTGTGAAACGGAATGTAGCCAATCAAATGGAAGAAATTCAATTGGAGGAGGAAGAAGAGTGA